Proteins from a genomic interval of Microbacterium esteraromaticum:
- a CDS encoding pyridoxal phosphate-dependent aminotransferase, translating to MDIIPGAWRRTAAGAGLLSPQGEVAPTIFAEMSAAAVRTGAINLGQGFPDEDGPSVVLDAAREAIAQGANQYPPGRGIPDLRAAISEHQQRFYGLDVDSDTEVIVTAGATEALTAALLALIDGPDDEVVVFEPYYDSYAAAVALAGARLRTVALRAPGFQPDLDELAAAVTDRTRIILVNDPHNPTGAVFTPQVQAEVVRLAERHDAIIVTDEVYEHLSFDSPHVPIATLPGAAERTLTISSAGKTFSVTGWKIGWVHGPAALITAVLTVKQYLTYVNGSPFQPAVAVGLRMPDAYFSDARDALRAKHRLLGDALSAAGFTVHTPQGGYFTVADATALGGTDTAAFCRALPERAGVVAIPLSAFVSAGHRADYAGLVRFAACKRTEVLKEAARRLGALHSTGSTR from the coding sequence ATGGATATCATTCCCGGCGCTTGGCGACGCACGGCAGCAGGGGCAGGCCTGCTCTCCCCGCAGGGCGAGGTGGCGCCCACAATCTTCGCAGAGATGTCTGCCGCGGCGGTGCGCACCGGTGCGATAAATCTGGGGCAGGGCTTCCCCGACGAAGACGGCCCCTCTGTCGTGCTCGACGCCGCGCGAGAAGCCATCGCGCAGGGTGCGAACCAGTACCCGCCCGGCCGTGGCATCCCCGATCTGCGGGCGGCGATCAGCGAGCATCAGCAGCGCTTCTACGGCCTCGATGTCGATTCCGACACCGAGGTGATCGTCACGGCGGGCGCCACCGAGGCGCTGACCGCGGCTCTGCTGGCACTGATCGACGGGCCGGACGACGAGGTCGTCGTCTTCGAGCCGTATTACGATTCCTACGCCGCCGCGGTGGCGCTGGCCGGTGCACGACTGCGTACCGTGGCGCTGCGCGCCCCCGGCTTCCAGCCCGATCTCGACGAGCTCGCGGCGGCGGTCACTGATCGCACCCGCATCATCCTGGTCAACGACCCGCATAACCCGACCGGCGCGGTCTTCACCCCGCAGGTGCAGGCCGAAGTGGTGCGCCTGGCTGAGCGGCACGATGCGATCATCGTCACCGACGAGGTGTACGAGCACCTGTCTTTCGACAGCCCGCACGTACCGATCGCGACGCTGCCCGGGGCCGCCGAGCGCACGCTGACGATCTCGTCAGCGGGCAAGACCTTCTCGGTGACTGGCTGGAAGATCGGCTGGGTACACGGACCCGCCGCCCTGATCACCGCCGTGCTGACCGTCAAGCAGTACCTGACGTATGTGAACGGCTCACCGTTCCAGCCGGCGGTCGCGGTCGGATTGCGGATGCCCGATGCCTACTTCTCGGATGCCCGTGACGCGCTGCGCGCGAAGCACCGACTACTGGGCGATGCGCTGTCGGCAGCGGGCTTCACCGTGCACACCCCGCAGGGCGGATACTTCACCGTCGCCGACGCCACCGCGCTCGGCGGGACCGATACCGCGGCGTTCTGCCGTGCCCTGCCCGAGCGGGCGGGCGTGGTCGCGATCCCGCTGAGCGCTTTCGTCTCTGCGGGCCACCGCGCCGACTACGCCGGGCTGGTGCGTTTCGCCGCGTGCAAACGCACCGAGGTGCTCAAAGAAGCGGCCAGGCGCTTGGGCGCGCTTCACTCCACGGGTTCTACCCGGTAG
- a CDS encoding UPF0182 family protein has translation MTTTSAPQPATPSTSRRILVISVAVIAALIAGFFVFASLYTEYLWFDQLDFASVLTTQWLATATMFVIGFLGMAVPIFLCIQLAYRLRPVYVRLSSQLDRYQEVIEPLRRLAMWGLPIFFGVFAGFAAAGNWETVWLWANGVSTGAVDPEFGVDTGFYLFAMPFYSMLLAFVSAVLLLSLVITALVSYLYGSVQIGQRELRISKPARIQLAVLAGLYLLVQAVSLWLDRYLTLVQPEGRITGAAYTGVNATIPGLAVLSIIAAVVAVLFFVTAIIGRWRFPLVGTALLVVASLVVGVGYPWVVTTFQVAPNENAYQAEFYERNINSTKAAYGVDDMEVMPFKATTDTEPGQLRADADTTASVRIMDPAVISPTVRQLEQYRSYYQFAPELDVDRYEIDGEMQDTVVSVRDLDMTRLGGGDSWNNRAAVYTHGYGLVAMAGNQRTDDGEPVFLERGIPTQGVLTEIQDYEPRVYFGESSPEYSIVGAPEGADPVEIDFPRGQDGASDTKTTFDGDGGPQIGSTFRKLLYAMKFQSEQILFSNLVNEESQILYDRDPRERVQKVAPYLKLDQDPYPSVVDGRIVWIVDGFTTSATYPYSTTVSLQEAIADSRTPASVVAFDNINYIRNSVKATVDAYDGSVTLYAWDEEDPILEAWTKIYPTTVEPISEMSGELMSHVRYPTDLFKVQREILGVYHIDNANAFAQEVNRWQTPNDPRAQDRLQPPYYLSMQMPGQDEPSFSMFSTFIPAAQQGESREVLMGYLAVDSDAGSEAGVKSDSYGTLRMLEIDAATTVPGPGQVQNTFDSDTQIADQLNVLTLGNSEVKYGNLLTLPVGGGLLYVQPVFVQSSEGTKLPNLRKILVAFGDRVAFEDTLTEALDALFGGDAGATGGDEDVLPADPDAPTEPTEPADPDEGSTPAPPSDAMAAALEDARNALTAREAALKAGDLEQFGIEDKKLTAAIERLLALEEQAQQ, from the coding sequence GTGACCACCACCTCAGCGCCCCAGCCGGCCACACCAAGCACCTCCCGAAGAATCCTCGTGATCTCGGTGGCAGTGATCGCCGCCCTCATCGCGGGGTTCTTCGTGTTCGCCTCCCTGTACACCGAATATCTGTGGTTCGATCAGCTCGACTTCGCGTCGGTTCTGACGACACAGTGGCTCGCCACGGCGACCATGTTCGTCATCGGGTTCCTCGGGATGGCGGTGCCGATCTTCCTGTGCATCCAGCTCGCGTACCGGCTTCGCCCGGTGTACGTGCGGCTGAGCTCGCAGCTCGATCGCTACCAGGAGGTCATCGAGCCGCTGCGCCGCCTGGCGATGTGGGGACTGCCGATCTTCTTCGGTGTGTTCGCCGGCTTCGCCGCCGCGGGCAACTGGGAGACGGTGTGGCTCTGGGCGAATGGTGTCTCGACCGGCGCTGTCGACCCCGAGTTCGGCGTCGACACCGGCTTCTACCTGTTCGCGATGCCGTTCTACTCGATGCTGCTCGCGTTCGTCTCGGCGGTGCTGCTGCTGAGCCTGGTGATCACGGCTCTCGTGTCGTACCTGTACGGCTCGGTGCAGATCGGTCAGCGTGAGCTGCGCATCTCGAAGCCGGCGCGCATTCAGCTCGCCGTGCTCGCGGGGCTGTACCTGCTGGTGCAGGCGGTGAGCCTGTGGCTCGACCGCTACCTGACGCTCGTGCAGCCCGAGGGACGCATCACCGGTGCGGCATACACCGGCGTGAACGCCACCATTCCTGGTCTCGCCGTGCTGTCGATCATCGCCGCCGTCGTCGCGGTGCTGTTCTTCGTGACCGCGATCATCGGACGCTGGCGCTTTCCGCTGGTGGGTACGGCGCTGCTGGTGGTCGCGTCGCTCGTCGTCGGAGTCGGCTACCCGTGGGTTGTCACGACCTTCCAGGTCGCGCCGAACGAGAACGCCTACCAGGCCGAGTTCTACGAGCGCAACATCAACAGCACCAAGGCCGCATACGGCGTCGATGACATGGAGGTCATGCCGTTCAAGGCCACGACCGACACCGAGCCCGGCCAGCTGCGAGCCGACGCCGACACGACGGCATCGGTTCGCATCATGGACCCGGCCGTGATCAGCCCCACGGTGCGCCAGCTCGAGCAGTACCGCTCGTACTACCAGTTCGCCCCCGAGCTGGATGTCGATCGCTACGAGATCGACGGCGAGATGCAGGACACCGTGGTCTCGGTGCGAGACCTCGACATGACCCGCCTCGGTGGCGGTGACAGCTGGAACAACCGTGCCGCGGTGTACACCCACGGCTACGGCCTGGTCGCGATGGCCGGCAACCAGCGCACCGACGATGGCGAGCCGGTGTTCCTCGAGCGCGGCATCCCGACGCAGGGTGTGCTGACCGAGATTCAGGACTACGAGCCCCGCGTGTACTTCGGCGAGTCCTCGCCCGAGTACTCCATCGTGGGTGCGCCCGAGGGCGCCGACCCGGTCGAGATCGACTTCCCGCGTGGACAGGACGGCGCCAGCGACACGAAGACGACCTTCGACGGAGACGGTGGCCCGCAGATCGGCAGCACCTTCCGCAAGCTGCTGTACGCGATGAAGTTCCAGTCCGAGCAGATCCTGTTCTCGAACCTCGTCAACGAGGAATCGCAGATCCTCTACGACCGCGACCCGCGTGAGCGCGTGCAGAAGGTCGCACCGTACCTGAAGCTCGACCAGGACCCGTACCCCAGCGTGGTCGATGGGCGGATCGTGTGGATCGTCGACGGTTTCACCACGAGTGCGACCTACCCGTACTCGACGACGGTCAGCCTGCAGGAGGCCATCGCCGACTCGCGCACGCCGGCATCCGTCGTCGCGTTCGACAACATCAACTACATCCGCAACTCGGTCAAGGCGACCGTTGACGCGTATGACGGTTCGGTGACGCTGTACGCGTGGGATGAAGAGGACCCGATCCTGGAGGCGTGGACAAAGATCTACCCGACCACGGTCGAGCCAATCAGTGAGATGTCGGGCGAGCTAATGAGCCACGTGCGCTACCCGACCGACCTGTTCAAGGTGCAGCGCGAGATTCTCGGCGTCTACCACATCGACAACGCGAACGCCTTCGCTCAGGAAGTCAACCGTTGGCAGACGCCCAACGACCCGCGGGCGCAGGACCGCCTGCAGCCGCCGTACTACCTGTCGATGCAGATGCCGGGCCAGGACGAGCCCAGCTTCTCGATGTTCTCGACGTTCATTCCGGCCGCGCAGCAGGGTGAAAGCCGTGAGGTGCTGATGGGCTATCTCGCGGTCGACTCGGATGCCGGGTCGGAAGCGGGTGTGAAGTCCGACAGCTACGGCACACTGCGAATGCTGGAGATCGATGCGGCCACCACGGTGCCCGGCCCCGGCCAGGTGCAGAACACGTTCGACTCCGACACCCAGATCGCCGATCAGCTCAACGTGCTGACGCTCGGTAACTCCGAGGTGAAGTACGGCAACCTGCTGACGCTGCCGGTCGGTGGCGGTCTGCTCTATGTGCAGCCGGTGTTCGTGCAGTCGTCCGAGGGCACGAAGCTGCCGAACCTGCGCAAGATCCTGGTCGCGTTCGGTGACCGGGTCGCGTTCGAGGACACGCTGACCGAGGCGCTCGATGCCCTGTTCGGTGGTGACGCCGGCGCCACCGGTGGTGATGAGGACGTGCTTCCGGCCGATCCGGATGCCCCGACCGAGCCGACCGAGCCCGCGGACCCGGACGAGGGCAGCACGCCCGCGCCGCCGTCGGATGCCATGGCCGCGGCCCTGGAAGATGCACGCAACGCGCTCACGGCACGCGAAGCCGCTCTCAAGGCCGGCGACCTGGAGCAGTTCGGTATCGAAGACAAGAAGCTGACCGCTGCGATCGAGCGACTGCTCGCTCTGGAGGAGCAGGCTCAGCAGTAG
- a CDS encoding CDP-glycerol glycerophosphotransferase family protein, translating into MTTARIDEDAQTLIIAGTGARPAAASLDGPRARLDAKMTGGGKTWKATFPLRVSRWGGAELPLPSGQYALSVDGIDVDDLAVEPVLLPSLRVSVHGADVTIAPAIAPIYETPEGQRTLEERYASQIGAGENAVFFESFYGQTAGCNPRAIDRVLAERAPAVTRYWSVTDLSVEVPDGAIAVIEGGPEWWRARAESRMLIVNDWLRHRFVRKPGQRVLQTWHGTPLKRLALHRPGFAPRRMAAVVKESRRWDVLLAQNTYAARILKKAYAFFGKPIWVDGYPRNDLLATADPAPIRAALGIDADERVLLYAPTWRDDRSEMVDFIDPQQLAVDTDSVVLVRGHSRTIKPGRDHAGARVIDVTGYPETSRLLLIADALITDYSSVMFDFSVTGRPIYFLVPDLEHYRGELRGFYFDLAERAPGPLVHSQEELVRALEDADVPSAYERRYGAWRAQFNRLDDGEAAERVVARILDQGWLTA; encoded by the coding sequence ATGACGACCGCTCGGATCGACGAGGACGCGCAGACGCTGATCATCGCGGGCACGGGCGCGCGGCCGGCCGCCGCGAGCCTGGACGGACCGCGCGCACGCCTGGACGCGAAGATGACCGGCGGCGGCAAGACGTGGAAGGCGACCTTTCCGTTGCGCGTCTCGCGGTGGGGCGGCGCAGAACTGCCGCTGCCCTCGGGGCAGTACGCGCTCAGCGTCGACGGCATCGATGTCGACGACCTTGCCGTCGAGCCGGTGTTGCTGCCCTCGCTACGCGTCTCGGTGCACGGCGCCGACGTGACGATCGCCCCGGCCATCGCGCCGATCTACGAGACTCCCGAAGGGCAGCGCACGCTCGAGGAGCGCTATGCGTCGCAGATCGGCGCCGGCGAGAACGCGGTCTTCTTCGAGAGCTTCTACGGGCAGACCGCGGGGTGCAACCCGCGGGCGATCGATCGGGTGCTCGCCGAGCGCGCCCCGGCCGTCACCCGCTACTGGAGTGTCACCGATCTGTCGGTGGAAGTGCCCGACGGCGCCATCGCCGTCATCGAGGGCGGACCGGAGTGGTGGCGGGCGCGTGCCGAGTCGCGGATGCTGATCGTCAACGACTGGCTGCGGCACAGGTTCGTGCGCAAGCCCGGCCAGCGTGTGCTGCAGACCTGGCACGGCACGCCGCTCAAGCGCCTCGCGCTGCACCGGCCCGGATTCGCGCCGCGGCGGATGGCTGCCGTGGTGAAGGAGTCGCGTCGCTGGGACGTGCTGCTGGCGCAGAACACGTACGCGGCGCGCATCCTGAAGAAGGCATACGCGTTCTTCGGTAAGCCGATCTGGGTCGACGGCTACCCCCGCAACGATCTGCTCGCCACAGCAGATCCGGCTCCGATCCGCGCCGCGCTCGGCATCGACGCCGATGAGCGCGTGCTGCTGTACGCGCCGACCTGGCGCGATGACCGTTCCGAGATGGTCGACTTCATCGACCCGCAGCAACTCGCGGTCGACACCGATTCGGTAGTGCTCGTGCGTGGTCACTCGCGCACCATCAAGCCCGGGCGTGATCACGCCGGCGCGCGCGTGATCGACGTCACCGGGTACCCCGAGACCTCGCGTCTGCTGCTGATCGCCGACGCGCTGATCACGGACTACTCGTCGGTGATGTTCGACTTCAGTGTCACCGGCCGGCCGATCTACTTCTTGGTGCCCGACCTGGAGCACTACCGCGGCGAGTTGCGCGGGTTCTACTTCGACCTGGCCGAGCGCGCGCCGGGGCCATTGGTGCACTCGCAGGAAGAGCTCGTGCGGGCCCTGGAAGATGCCGACGTGCCGTCTGCGTACGAACGTCGGTATGGCGCATGGCGGGCGCAGTTCAACCGGCTCGACGACGGCGAAGCGGCCGAGCGTGTCGTCGCGCGCATCCTCGACCAGGGGTGGCTGACCGCCTGA
- a CDS encoding glutamate decarboxylase has protein sequence MSELYRAAIAADDSAEFAINPVFTRPGEATTLAKYEIPEGMMDPDTAYQIVHDAAMLDGNARLNLATFVSTWMDDNAKRLHLESADKNMIDKDEYPATAEIEDRCWRMLADLWNIPDKSDMIGTSTIGSSEACMLGGLALKRRWQERRRAEGASTERPNLILSAGVQVVWEKFCNYWDVEARYVPVTEDHLVLDGFELEKYVDENTIGVVAILGQTYTGLYEPVQQIAAKLDEIQTATGLDVRIHVDGASGAMVAPFCQPDLVWDFRIDRVNSISTSGHKYGLVYPGVGWVVWRSKAACPESLIFHVSYLGGSMPTLALNFSRPGSQVLLQFYQFLRLGRAGYRAVQKEAIDVATYLSGEIAKMNDFALISAGDTIPVFAWKLTAGSRYWDLYDLADRLRMRGWLVPAYPMPDDLADVVVQRIVVRSDLSRDRAEYLLTAIREEVAFLDGLTAPLPREAKRQGFAH, from the coding sequence ATGTCTGAGCTTTACCGTGCTGCGATTGCAGCGGATGACTCCGCGGAGTTCGCGATCAACCCCGTGTTCACGCGCCCCGGCGAGGCGACGACCCTGGCGAAGTACGAAATCCCCGAGGGGATGATGGACCCCGACACGGCCTATCAGATCGTGCACGATGCCGCGATGCTGGACGGCAATGCACGCCTGAACCTTGCGACCTTCGTATCCACCTGGATGGACGACAACGCCAAACGGCTGCATCTGGAGTCAGCCGACAAGAACATGATCGACAAGGACGAGTACCCGGCGACTGCCGAGATCGAGGATCGTTGCTGGCGGATGCTCGCCGATCTGTGGAACATTCCCGACAAGTCCGACATGATCGGCACATCGACGATCGGCTCGTCGGAGGCATGCATGCTCGGTGGCCTCGCGTTGAAGCGCCGGTGGCAAGAGCGCCGACGTGCGGAAGGCGCGTCGACCGAGCGCCCGAACCTCATCCTGTCGGCCGGGGTGCAAGTGGTCTGGGAGAAGTTCTGCAACTACTGGGACGTCGAGGCGCGCTACGTTCCCGTCACCGAGGATCATCTGGTGCTCGACGGCTTCGAGCTTGAGAAGTACGTCGATGAGAACACGATCGGCGTCGTGGCGATCCTGGGTCAGACCTACACGGGCCTGTACGAACCGGTGCAGCAGATCGCGGCGAAGCTCGACGAGATTCAGACGGCCACAGGTCTTGACGTGCGGATCCATGTCGACGGGGCATCGGGCGCGATGGTCGCACCGTTCTGCCAGCCGGATCTGGTTTGGGACTTCCGCATCGATCGGGTCAACTCGATCAGCACGTCCGGGCACAAGTACGGTCTCGTCTATCCCGGTGTCGGCTGGGTCGTGTGGCGCAGCAAGGCCGCCTGCCCCGAGAGCCTCATCTTCCACGTCAGCTACCTGGGCGGTTCCATGCCCACGCTGGCGCTGAACTTCTCACGCCCCGGCTCACAGGTGCTGCTGCAGTTCTACCAGTTCTTGCGCCTGGGACGCGCGGGCTACCGCGCTGTTCAGAAAGAGGCGATCGATGTCGCGACGTATCTGTCCGGTGAGATCGCGAAGATGAACGACTTCGCCCTGATCAGTGCGGGCGACACCATTCCCGTGTTCGCGTGGAAGCTCACGGCAGGCTCGCGCTACTGGGATCTCTACGACCTTGCCGACCGGTTACGCATGCGCGGCTGGTTGGTGCCGGCGTATCCGATGCCCGATGACCTGGCCGACGTGGTCGTGCAGCGCATCGTCGTCCGGTCGGACCTGAGTCGCGACCGGGCCGAGTACCTGCTGACCGCGATCCGTGAAGAGGTCGCGTTCCTCGACGGACTCACGGCGCCGCTCCCCCGCGAAGCGAAGCGGCAAGGATTCGCGCACTAG
- a CDS encoding carbon-nitrogen hydrolase family protein, whose translation MSASAPLVAVCQFAPGADPAGNRERVAALIAQAAQRGARVVVLPEYSNYFIPSFDDTLATHAESVDGAFVAALRAAATAHGVVVIAGMIEPAEGRRVHNTVVAVSDAGVLAVYRKQHLYDAFGQRESDWVAPGPVGVSAVFDVDGVRFGLMTCYDLRFPEVARTLADAGTDAMIVPAEWVRGPLKEHHWSTLLTARAIENTAYVVAADHPGGVGVGLSQVIDPQGVVVAGVSSGEGIAVAPVDPELIARTRTTNPALALRRYRVEPVE comes from the coding sequence ATGTCAGCATCCGCCCCGCTCGTCGCCGTCTGCCAGTTCGCGCCCGGGGCCGACCCGGCGGGCAATCGCGAGCGCGTCGCCGCGCTCATCGCGCAGGCGGCGCAGCGCGGCGCGCGCGTGGTCGTGCTGCCGGAGTACTCGAACTACTTCATCCCGTCGTTCGATGACACCCTGGCTACGCATGCCGAGTCGGTCGACGGTGCGTTCGTCGCCGCCCTGCGCGCGGCGGCCACCGCACACGGCGTGGTCGTGATCGCGGGCATGATCGAGCCGGCGGAAGGCCGGCGGGTGCACAACACCGTCGTCGCGGTGTCGGATGCCGGAGTGCTGGCCGTCTACCGCAAGCAGCACCTGTATGACGCGTTCGGGCAGCGCGAGTCCGACTGGGTCGCGCCGGGCCCGGTCGGCGTGAGCGCCGTGTTCGACGTCGACGGCGTGCGGTTCGGACTGATGACCTGTTACGACCTGCGTTTTCCGGAGGTGGCGCGCACCCTGGCGGATGCCGGGACGGATGCCATGATCGTGCCCGCCGAATGGGTGCGTGGGCCGCTCAAGGAGCACCACTGGTCGACGCTGCTGACGGCACGCGCCATCGAGAACACCGCCTATGTGGTCGCGGCAGACCATCCGGGCGGTGTCGGAGTCGGACTTTCGCAGGTCATTGACCCGCAGGGAGTCGTCGTCGCCGGCGTCAGCTCGGGGGAGGGGATCGCCGTGGCGCCCGTCGACCCCGAGCTGATCGCTCGGACGCGCACGACGAATCCTGCGCTGGCGCTGCGCCGCTACCGGGTAGAACCCGTGGAGTGA
- a CDS encoding CDP-glycerol glycerophosphotransferase family protein: MASFSFGTGNAAKLVRLPLYALGRIGTFLVPRGDTWVFGCGAGVGDGALALQREASDAGHRTIWLTRDARDEADAKALGIRTRRRDGLRGWWATARAGVLVVTHGLGDVNRYGSSDGFVVQLWHGIPLKRIGLDSPVTVQVPKGIPGAALLGRVLTGMYRRAAQRIRILPAASHRSRGRLESAFGLGDDRVIVTGEPRVDVLSTGTAEQRVADATAVLTRTGPLLSEQSALLYAPTWRDGAADPAVPTAEQWVRIVRLLEQHDAVLFIRSHPLGEGAYAPPWSSGRVRMLGAELLPDVTPALPRIDVLITDYSSMAYDVGLLSMPVVYLAPDVAEYSATRGFYGRYEDVAGEDYAHDWETAIDRIDEMLGDPAAYSRASDRSAALSAHMHAHRDGRNAHRVYQAIRARGIPAPKGAR, translated from the coding sequence GTGGCGTCCTTCTCATTCGGAACCGGCAACGCGGCCAAGCTGGTCCGGTTGCCGTTGTATGCCCTCGGACGCATAGGTACGTTCCTGGTGCCACGCGGCGACACCTGGGTGTTCGGATGCGGCGCTGGCGTGGGCGACGGCGCGCTTGCCCTGCAGCGCGAGGCGTCGGATGCCGGGCACCGCACGATCTGGTTGACCCGGGATGCCCGCGATGAGGCCGACGCGAAAGCCCTGGGCATCCGCACGCGCCGGCGGGACGGACTGCGCGGTTGGTGGGCGACCGCCCGCGCCGGCGTGCTGGTGGTCACACACGGCCTCGGAGATGTGAACCGCTATGGCAGCAGTGACGGGTTCGTCGTGCAGCTGTGGCACGGCATTCCGCTCAAGCGCATCGGACTGGACTCACCCGTCACCGTCCAGGTGCCGAAGGGTATCCCCGGCGCAGCCCTGCTGGGCCGTGTGCTCACCGGAATGTACCGCCGTGCGGCGCAGCGCATCCGCATCCTCCCCGCCGCCTCGCACCGCTCTCGCGGACGCCTTGAATCGGCGTTCGGGCTGGGGGATGACCGCGTCATCGTCACCGGCGAACCGCGGGTCGATGTTCTCTCGACGGGCACCGCCGAACAGCGCGTCGCCGACGCGACCGCCGTCCTGACGCGCACCGGGCCGTTGCTGTCCGAGCAGAGCGCCCTGTTGTACGCGCCGACCTGGCGCGACGGCGCCGCAGATCCCGCCGTGCCCACCGCCGAGCAGTGGGTGCGCATCGTGCGGCTGCTCGAACAGCACGATGCCGTGCTGTTCATCCGCTCGCATCCGCTGGGCGAGGGAGCGTACGCCCCGCCGTGGTCCAGCGGACGGGTGCGGATGCTGGGAGCAGAGCTGCTGCCGGATGTGACCCCGGCGCTGCCCCGGATCGACGTGCTGATCACCGACTACTCGTCGATGGCCTACGACGTGGGGCTGCTGTCGATGCCGGTCGTGTACCTGGCACCGGACGTCGCCGAGTACTCCGCGACGCGGGGGTTCTACGGACGCTACGAGGACGTCGCCGGCGAGGACTACGCCCACGACTGGGAGACAGCGATCGATCGGATCGACGAGATGCTCGGTGATCCGGCGGCGTACTCACGGGCATCCGATCGCTCTGCCGCGCTCAGCGCGCACATGCACGCACATCGCGACGGGCGCAATGCGCACCGCGTGTACCAGGCCATCCGCGCGCGGGGGATCCCCGCGCCGAAGGGAGCACGATGA
- a CDS encoding DUF1918 domain-containing protein codes for MQVAVGSRIVIHGAHVGDAERHGEVLEVRGDDGGAPFLIRFDDGSETLLFPGPDLQIEHRGDTPGGG; via the coding sequence ATGCAGGTGGCAGTCGGATCGCGGATCGTGATCCACGGTGCACATGTGGGAGATGCCGAGCGGCACGGCGAAGTGCTGGAGGTGCGGGGCGACGACGGGGGAGCCCCGTTCCTCATCCGCTTTGACGACGGCAGCGAGACGTTGCTGTTCCCGGGGCCGGATCTTCAGATCGAGCACCGCGGCGACACGCCCGGCGGAGGCTGA
- a CDS encoding S1C family serine protease — protein MNDNNTSGEASTPEQPSVGATPTPPDAQASAQPVQPVQPAQPVQPAQPVQPVQPAAGGHSIPPTFGSHQQPAPTWQASQGAPQHGAPQQGAAFGAAPQTPQGPQASHVPQYGATQPVPDGNATAEAPKKGGSTVKFAGLLLAAAIVGGVAGFGGSALSSAMLNQPVSQSATGPQTVTVNNPGSVNETTAIATQVLPSVVTIEVAGSQEAGSGSGVILDDEGHVLTNAHVATLGGAVADPTIRVTTSDGRIYSATLVGSDPIYDLAVIKLEGAEDLTPIEFADSGELNVGDTAVAVGAPLGLSNSVTTGIVSALNRSIQVASSALPDNADESEQPGDGSENGEGGPFQFDIPGMGAQQAQQSISIAVIQTDAAINPGNSGGALVDSQGRLIGINVAIATAGSADESGSIGLGFAIPSVIAERVANELIENGEATHGLLGATVRDASTVEGAVVAGAVIVEPTPGGAAATADLRAGDIITEFNGAPITSASDLTAQVRAAAAGSTAEVTYVRSGQTYTAEVTVGELVL, from the coding sequence ATGAACGACAACAACACCTCCGGCGAAGCCTCCACCCCCGAGCAGCCGAGTGTCGGTGCGACCCCGACGCCCCCGGACGCCCAGGCGTCCGCCCAGCCCGTGCAGCCTGTTCAGCCGGCTCAGCCTGTTCAGCCGGCTCAGCCCGTGCAGCCGGTTCAGCCCGCCGCCGGCGGTCACAGTATCCCGCCGACGTTCGGCTCCCACCAGCAGCCGGCCCCGACCTGGCAGGCCTCGCAGGGGGCGCCCCAGCACGGCGCACCCCAGCAGGGCGCCGCCTTCGGCGCGGCACCGCAGACCCCGCAGGGCCCCCAGGCGTCGCACGTGCCGCAGTACGGTGCCACGCAGCCCGTTCCCGACGGGAACGCCACTGCTGAGGCGCCGAAGAAGGGCGGAAGCACCGTCAAGTTCGCCGGCCTGCTGCTCGCCGCGGCCATCGTCGGCGGCGTTGCCGGGTTCGGCGGCAGCGCGCTGAGCTCGGCCATGCTGAACCAGCCGGTGTCGCAGTCGGCGACCGGGCCGCAGACGGTGACGGTCAACAACCCCGGTTCTGTCAACGAGACCACCGCCATCGCGACTCAGGTCCTGCCGTCGGTCGTCACGATCGAGGTGGCCGGCAGCCAAGAGGCCGGTAGCGGCTCGGGCGTCATTCTCGACGACGAGGGGCACGTGCTCACCAACGCGCACGTCGCCACGCTCGGTGGCGCCGTCGCCGACCCGACGATCCGCGTGACCACCTCGGACGGACGCATCTACTCGGCGACCCTGGTCGGATCCGACCCGATCTACGACCTCGCCGTGATCAAGCTCGAAGGGGCAGAAGACCTCACGCCGATCGAGTTCGCCGACTCGGGTGAACTGAATGTCGGCGACACGGCCGTGGCCGTCGGCGCTCCTCTCGGACTGTCGAACTCGGTGACGACCGGTATCGTCAGCGCGCTCAACCGCAGCATCCAGGTCGCATCCTCGGCGCTGCCCGACAACGCCGACGAGTCCGAGCAGCCCGGCGACGGTTCCGAGAACGGCGAGGGCGGCCCGTTCCAGTTCGACATCCCCGGCATGGGCGCGCAGCAGGCACAGCAGTCGATCTCGATCGCCGTGATCCAGACCGATGCCGCCATCAACCCCGGCAACTCGGGCGGTGCGCTCGTTGACAGTCAGGGCCGCCTGATCGGCATCAACGTCGCCATCGCCACCGCAGGAAGCGCCGACGAGTCCGGGTCGATCGGACTCGGCTTCGCGATCCCGTCGGTCATTGCCGAACGCGTCGCGAACGAGCTGATCGAGAACGGTGAGGCGACGCACGGTCTGCTCGGTGCGACGGTGCGCGACGCCTCGACCGTCGAAGGCGCCGTGGTCGCCGGCGCAGTGATCGTCGAGCCGACGCCAGGCGGTGCGGCAGCAACGGCCGACCTGCGCGCTGGTGACATCATCACCGAGTTCAACGGGGCGCCGATCACCAGCGCCAGCGACTTGACCGCGCAGGTGCGTGCCGCTGCTGCCGGCAGCACCGCCGAAGTGACCTACGTCCGTTCCGGGCAGACCTACACCGCCGAGGTCACCGTGGGCGAATTGGTGCTCTGA